One part of the Pseudomonadota bacterium genome encodes these proteins:
- the rimP gene encoding ribosome maturation factor RimP: METNLHADNVFIDLMGAPQDRIASMLLTVRSYSEELLASLGFELVDMEYLASDDRGILRLYIDRPAGGVTLDDCVIVSRQLGALLDVEDIIPFRYALEVSSPGLNRPLKRPKDFLAHCGKKIKIKTRMPVDGRRRFSGVLQEYSEADGSIVLDTDTGCYTLDVANFAKCNLVYEFPEPGK; the protein is encoded by the coding sequence ATGGAAACTAATTTACATGCTGACAACGTTTTTATTGATTTGATGGGTGCTCCGCAGGACAGGATAGCTTCAATGCTGCTTACCGTTCGTTCTTACAGCGAAGAGCTGTTGGCATCGTTGGGCTTTGAACTGGTGGACATGGAATACCTGGCCTCGGATGACCGGGGCATCCTGCGACTGTATATAGACAGGCCTGCAGGCGGAGTCACCCTGGATGACTGTGTTATTGTCAGCCGTCAGCTGGGGGCGCTCCTGGATGTTGAGGATATTATTCCATTCCGCTATGCTTTGGAAGTTTCATCTCCAGGACTTAACCGGCCCTTGAAACGGCCGAAAGATTTTCTTGCGCATTGCGGTAAAAAGATTAAAATAAAAACCAGGATGCCGGTTGATGGGCGCCGGCGTTTTAGTGGTGTTCTGCAGGAGTACAGTGAAGCAGACGGTTCCATTGTTCTGGATACTGATACCGGTTGCTATACTCTGGATGTGGCTAATTTTGCCAAATGTAATCTGGTATATGAATTTCCTGAACCGGGTAAATGA
- a CDS encoding lysophospholipid acyltransferase family protein, whose translation MKKLKDFLLALYSSILVGILTLFWTTSAIICSFIPPLRVKGVNFCARYWGKTVLGGSGIKVKVIGAENCQPGKNYMIIANHRSFLDIYAVLAGSGLNCRMVAKRELARIPLFGLMLRRSHTIIIDRGNRNQAIKAMKIKGKELKEVGITMVIFAEGTRATGDKLLGEFKKGAFILAAQLGLSILPITIIGTDKLQPKGSISIHPGTITLKIDPPLEIPEYNRPSDIRPVAARTYEIIESNLLAVREGNL comes from the coding sequence TTGAAGAAACTAAAAGATTTTTTGCTGGCGCTGTATTCATCGATATTGGTCGGTATCCTAACCTTATTTTGGACAACATCAGCCATTATCTGCAGCTTTATTCCACCCTTGAGGGTTAAAGGCGTCAACTTCTGCGCTCGCTACTGGGGCAAAACCGTTCTAGGCGGCAGTGGCATCAAGGTAAAAGTTATCGGGGCTGAAAACTGCCAGCCAGGCAAGAATTACATGATCATCGCCAACCATCGAAGTTTTCTTGATATCTATGCTGTCCTTGCCGGCAGCGGCCTCAATTGCCGCATGGTAGCCAAGCGGGAACTGGCCAGGATTCCCCTGTTTGGCCTGATGCTGAGACGCAGCCACACCATTATCATTGACCGGGGCAACCGGAACCAGGCCATTAAAGCCATGAAAATCAAGGGAAAAGAACTGAAAGAAGTTGGCATTACTATGGTTATTTTTGCCGAAGGGACCCGGGCCACAGGTGACAAGCTGCTGGGAGAATTCAAAAAAGGGGCATTTATTCTTGCCGCCCAGCTTGGACTGTCAATCCTGCCCATCACCATTATCGGCACGGACAAATTGCAGCCCAAGGGTTCAATCAGCATTCACCCGGGAACCATCACCCTGAAAATTGATCCCCCACTGGAAATCCCGGAGTATAACCGGCCCAGCGACATCAGGCCGGTAGCGGCCAGAACCTACGAAATAATTGAGAGTAATTTGCTGGCAGTCCGTGAAGGGAATCTATAA
- the nusA gene encoding transcription termination factor NusA gives MSSSLNFILDQVGKEKGIPKEILVEAIESAMVTASRKKLGPGRDIEAQFNEETGDIELFEFVEVVENPENSYTEISLEEAREFDAEAEYGDSLGLKLDTSEFGRIAAQTAKQVIMQKIREAERESIFEEFHERIGEVISGTVQRVERGNLVINLGKTEAILPRSETIPRENFRQGERVRVYLLDVKMTLKGPQIILSRTHPGFLIKLFETEVPEIYEGIITIQGASREPGIRAKVAVYTNDHDVDPVGACVGVRGSRVQNVVQELKGEKIDIIRWNPDEVRYVCNSLSPAQINKIILDENNRAMEIIVPDDQLSLAIGRRGMNVRLASRLTGWKLDVKSTSRVADDFERIFEALHEVEGLDNVSMELLYDNGYRQLEDIAAASPDELAEIIGTEGPDAEQLVSCAAEAIVKLRAKAEQAREEQEEVSAADAEAGLEPTAAGEVAVDDDVDEKTSDAEVSVDDITKLPADDDDTVD, from the coding sequence ATGTCTTCCAGTTTGAACTTTATTCTTGATCAGGTCGGTAAAGAAAAGGGGATCCCGAAAGAGATCCTGGTGGAAGCTATCGAGTCAGCGATGGTTACTGCTTCCCGGAAGAAACTTGGTCCAGGTCGGGATATTGAAGCCCAGTTTAATGAGGAAACAGGTGATATTGAACTTTTTGAATTTGTTGAAGTGGTTGAAAACCCGGAAAATTCCTATACCGAAATTTCCCTGGAGGAAGCGCGTGAATTTGATGCGGAAGCTGAATATGGAGATAGCCTGGGCTTGAAGTTGGATACTTCCGAGTTTGGTCGGATTGCTGCCCAGACGGCCAAACAGGTTATTATGCAAAAGATCAGGGAAGCTGAGCGGGAAAGCATTTTTGAAGAGTTTCATGAGCGGATTGGTGAAGTTATCAGCGGGACAGTCCAGCGAGTGGAACGTGGTAACCTGGTAATCAATCTGGGAAAGACCGAGGCTATATTGCCCCGTTCCGAGACCATTCCCCGGGAGAACTTTCGCCAGGGTGAGCGGGTTCGGGTTTATCTCCTGGATGTTAAAATGACCCTCAAGGGACCGCAGATTATCCTTTCCCGGACCCATCCGGGATTTTTGATCAAATTGTTTGAGACCGAAGTCCCGGAAATTTACGAGGGAATTATTACCATCCAGGGGGCATCCAGGGAACCGGGAATACGGGCAAAGGTTGCCGTTTATACCAATGATCATGATGTGGATCCTGTAGGTGCCTGTGTTGGGGTCCGTGGCTCCCGGGTTCAGAACGTAGTCCAGGAACTCAAAGGGGAGAAAATTGACATTATCCGTTGGAATCCCGATGAAGTCCGTTATGTCTGCAATTCCTTGTCCCCGGCCCAGATCAATAAAATTATTCTGGATGAAAACAACAGAGCTATGGAAATTATTGTTCCGGATGATCAGCTTTCACTGGCAATCGGCCGTCGGGGCATGAACGTTCGGCTGGCAAGTCGCCTGACCGGCTGGAAGCTGGATGTGAAATCCACTTCGCGGGTGGCGGATGATTTCGAACGAATCTTTGAAGCTTTGCATGAGGTGGAAGGTCTGGATAATGTTTCCATGGAGCTTCTGTATGATAATGGTTACCGGCAGCTGGAAGATATTGCCGCTGCCTCTCCTGATGAATTGGCGGAGATTATCGGTACTGAAGGTCCTGATGCTGAACAGTTGGTCTCCTGTGCTGCCGAAGCCATAGTAAAATTAAGGGCGAAAGCTGAACAGGCACGGGAGGAACAGGAAGAAGTCAGTGCGGCTGATGCGGAAGCCGGGTTGGAACCGACAGCTGCCGGTGAAGTTGCAGTGGATGATGATGTGGATGAGAAGACCTCAGATGCAGAGGTTTCTGTTGATGACATAACCAAGCTTCCGGCAGACGACGATGATACTGTTGATTGA